A segment of the Promicromonospora sukumoe genome:
CACAAGGTCGTGGAGCTGCTACGGCCGGAGCGGGTGGGGGTCACGCTGTCGGACGAGCTGCAGCTGCACCCGGAGCAGTCGACGGACGCGTTCGTGTTCCACCACCCGGAGGCCAAATACTTCTCCGTGTGACGTCGGGCGGCTAAGCCTCGGCCGAAGCGGCCGACACCCACGGCTCCGACAACCGCCGGTACCGTGCCCGCAGCTCACGGGACTCCTGGTCCAGGTGCTCACGCCAGCAGCGCGCCGCTCGCACCTGAACCTCACGGTTCGGGGCGACCCCTGCCGGCAGCTTGTGCAGGACGCCGCGGATCGCGTCCAGCGACGCGCCGACGTCCTGCGACCACCGGATGAAGTGCACCTGCGCCAGGGAGACGTCGTCGAACCGCCGCTGGTTCCCCGGTGTGCGCCGGCTCCGGAGCAGACCGTGCTCGTCCCAGAAACGCACGGTCGAGGCCTTGACCCCGGCGCGCCTGGCGAGCTCTCCCACGCTCATCTCCGGCTGCTGTCCGCGAGGTTCGGTCACCCCGCGAGCCTATCGAGCGACCGGTGCGTTGACTTCGACCCAGGTCGAAGTCGCACGATCACGGCATGGCTACCAGCACAGCAAGGATCCTGGTCTTCGGCGCGACGGGGAACGTCGGAGGTGCGCTCGTCAGGCGCCTGGCCGCCGGCGGGGCGGACGTGAGGGTCCGGGCGATGGTCCGTACCCCGCGCTCCGCGGACCTGCCCGACGGCGTCGAGGTGGTGCGCGGGGACCTGACCGACCTCGACTCCGTCCGGGCCGCGCTCCGCGACGTCGATCGCGTCTTCCTGGTCTGGCCGCTGGGCGGTGGCGAGCTGACGCGAGCGGTCGTCGACCTGATCACGGCACGCGTCCGGCGCATCGTCTACCTCTCGGCGATCGGGGTCCGGGACGACGGCGCCCCGGCCCCCGACCCGATCCTCCAGTTCCACACCGACATCGAGCAGGCCGTCCGCGCCTCCGACGTCGAGTGGACGCTCCTGCGGTCGGGAGGAATGGCGACGAACACCCTCGGCTGGGCGCAGCAGGTGCGCGAGCGGTCGACAGTCAGCTGGATCTACGGCGACGGCGGCCGGGCGCTCGTGCACGAGGCCGACCTTGCCGAGGTCGCCGAGATCGCCCTGCTGACCGACCGGCTGGTGGGCGCCGCACCGGAGATCACCGGCCCCTCGGTGCTGACACAGAAGGAGCAGGCACGCGCCATCGGGAGCGCCATCGGGAGGACGGTGACCTGGGAGGAGCTCCCCACAGAGGAGGTTCGCGAGGTGCTGATCTCTACCGGGTGGTCCGCGGCGACGGCTGACGGAGTCCTTCAGGCATGGGCGAGCACCATCGACCGTCCCGAGGCTCCGACGCCTGACTTCGCGGCCGTGACCGGCGCGACCGGCCGCACCTTCGAGCAGTGGGCAGCCGACCACGCCGAGGACTTTCGCTGAGGCTCGACGCCGGGCCCGGAGTTGATCACCGCCCCGTCAGGACGAACTTCGTGATCGCCAGCGCCTCCCGCACGTAGGCGACGGGGATCTCGATCCAGGGTGTGTCCGCGTGCGCGTGGGTGCTGTCGATCCCGGCGTTCTCGGCGATGTTTCCTGCCCGGAACACGTGGTAGTCGTTCGTGATGAAGGCCGTCGTGTAGTCGGCGTCGAAGTGGGCGTCCAGGAGCCCCTTCGTCAGGACGAAGTTCTCATGGGTGCTCGTCGACCGGTCCTCCCGGAGGATCCGGTCCTCCGGGACCCCGTGCGCGACCAGATACCGCTCCATCGCGAGCCCTTCGGGGATGGTCTCCCCCGGCCCCTGACCTCCGGAGACGGCGACGACGGCGTCCGGGTTCGCGACGGAGTACCCGACGGCCGCGTCCAGCCGAGAGCGGAGCGACGGCGTCACCTCCTCACCCTTCAGCCCGGCCCCGAGCACGACGACGGCGTCCTCCCGGTGCGAGACGGTGTCCGTCCTGCCGAAGACCGCGAGGCACACGAAGAGGAGAAGCAGCAGAACGCTGACGGTCGGGACGAGGACCTTCAACCACCGGGACAGGAGGTTCCGCGCTCGGCCCCGGGTCCTGTCCCGGTAGAGACCGTAGGACAGGTAGAGCGCGCCGAGCACGAACGTCGCGACGACGCCGGAGTTGAGACTGATCGTGAACAGCACGATCACGGCGTCCAGGATCAGCACCGCTCCGACGACGATCCAGAGGAGCCCGGCCGCGCGAGCACCTCCGCCTACCGGATCAGAGCCCCCGGCAGCATCGACCGGCGTCATCTCCGCACCGCCTCGGCCACGACCACCGCGGCGGGGGCGAGCGCCCGTTGGCCGTCCTCGATGTCCCACAGCGCGTTCTGCAGCAGGCGTCCGAGCGTCCAGCCGGCGGCCTGCTCGCGGTCGAGGCCGAGCACCTCGGTGAGCACGTCGAACCTCCGGCGCACCATGCGCCGGGGGTCGCCGCCCGCGACGACGTCGTCCCAGCGGCTGTCCAGAGCCGGCCACAGGTCGAAACCCGGGTCCCCCACGAGCGGCTCCGGGTCGAT
Coding sequences within it:
- a CDS encoding MerR family transcriptional regulator, coding for MTEPRGQQPEMSVGELARRAGVKASTVRFWDEHGLLRSRRTPGNQRRFDDVSLAQVHFIRWSQDVGASLDAIRGVLHKLPAGVAPNREVQVRAARCWREHLDQESRELRARYRRLSEPWVSAASAEA
- a CDS encoding SDR family oxidoreductase, whose product is MATSTARILVFGATGNVGGALVRRLAAGGADVRVRAMVRTPRSADLPDGVEVVRGDLTDLDSVRAALRDVDRVFLVWPLGGGELTRAVVDLITARVRRIVYLSAIGVRDDGAPAPDPILQFHTDIEQAVRASDVEWTLLRSGGMATNTLGWAQQVRERSTVSWIYGDGGRALVHEADLAEVAEIALLTDRLVGAAPEITGPSVLTQKEQARAIGSAIGRTVTWEELPTEEVREVLISTGWSAATADGVLQAWASTIDRPEAPTPDFAAVTGATGRTFEQWAADHAEDFR
- a CDS encoding YdcF family protein, which translates into the protein MTPVDAAGGSDPVGGGARAAGLLWIVVGAVLILDAVIVLFTISLNSGVVATFVLGALYLSYGLYRDRTRGRARNLLSRWLKVLVPTVSVLLLLLFVCLAVFGRTDTVSHREDAVVVLGAGLKGEEVTPSLRSRLDAAVGYSVANPDAVVAVSGGQGPGETIPEGLAMERYLVAHGVPEDRILREDRSTSTHENFVLTKGLLDAHFDADYTTAFITNDYHVFRAGNIAENAGIDSTHAHADTPWIEIPVAYVREALAITKFVLTGR